A region from the Lonchura striata isolate bLonStr1 chromosome 16, bLonStr1.mat, whole genome shotgun sequence genome encodes:
- the IGSF6 gene encoding immunoglobulin superfamily member 6 encodes MASFNKLKNVLMLVFDWILYGAGVAGHCQVTVTQPRFQQADSSMNVSLTCTFSASGCSSSQPEVLWFRFLTNTHQNLCTPGCTDHKKYKVHSSNNNILLQIKNLTVDDSAVYICGIAFSDSDSALSKQTGAGTVLTVTGSGKQLSKGKLISMIITSSLLFLYSAAVFISFVVYKLKTKLLKKSGKDQTTENCKISSGRKVFQAIAQELQKQRYAQHWQQPEKPTG; translated from the exons ATGGCATCTTTCAACAAATTAAAAAACGTGCTGATGCTGGTGTTTGACTGGATCCTGTATGGTGCTG GTGTTGCAGGTCACTGCCAAGTCACTGTAACACAGCCCAGGTTTCAGCAAGCTGACTCCTCCATGAACGTGTCCCTAACATGCACTTTCTCTGCCTCTGGATGCTCCTCGTCCCAACCTGAAGTTCTGTGGTTTCGTTTTTTAACTAATACACATCAGAATTTGTGTACTCCTGGATGCACAGATCATAAGAAGTACAAAGTACATTCATCAAACAATAACATCTTACTTCAGATAAAAAATCTGACTGTAGATGACAGTGCTGTGTACATCTGTGGAATAGCATTTTCAGACTCCGATTCAGCCCTTTCTAAACAAACAGGAGCTGGAACAGTACTAACAGTAACAG GATCAGGGAAGCAGCTCAGCAAAGGAAAACTCATCTCCATGATCATCACCTCATCCTTACTGTTCCTGTACAGTGCTGCTGTGTTCATTTCCTTTGTGGTCTACAAG ttaaaaacaaaactgctAAAGAAAAGTGGGAaagaccaaacaacagagaacTGT aAAATAAGTAGCGGCCGAAAAGTTTTTCAAGCAATTGCTCAAGAACTTCAAAAGCAGAGATATGCTCAACACTGGCAACAGCCT GAAAAGCCAACAGGATAA